One stretch of Amycolatopsis tolypomycina DNA includes these proteins:
- a CDS encoding glycosyl hydrolase family 32, producing the protein MFSLPDSWVWDFWFADDGDRYHLFFLYASRALHDPEARHYRASIGHAVSADLGHWTRIEDALVRADTPAFDDLATWTGSVVRHPDGTWFLFYTGATRAPGGKNVQRIGYATSPDLVTWQRAPDNPVLAADPRWYETLDDGWHDEAFRDPWVFADPGGDGWHMLITARAATGEAFERGVVGHAVSADLRHWDLRPPLTAPGPRGFGQLEVLQVEVVDGRPVLLFSCLAEHASADRQATGTTGGIWAAPAGGPLGPFDIAAAEPVTDDRLYSGRLVRRRSDGRWVLLAFHHRGEHGFVGAIGDPLPVAWDGKRLAILES; encoded by the coding sequence ATGTTTTCGCTGCCCGACTCCTGGGTCTGGGACTTCTGGTTCGCCGACGACGGCGACCGCTACCACCTGTTCTTCCTCTACGCCTCACGCGCCCTGCACGACCCCGAAGCCCGGCACTACCGCGCGTCGATCGGCCACGCCGTCTCGGCCGATCTCGGGCACTGGACCCGGATCGAGGACGCGCTGGTCCGCGCGGACACCCCGGCGTTCGACGACCTCGCGACCTGGACCGGCTCGGTCGTGCGGCACCCGGACGGGACGTGGTTCCTCTTCTACACCGGCGCGACGCGCGCGCCGGGCGGCAAGAACGTCCAGCGGATCGGCTACGCCACCTCGCCGGATCTCGTGACGTGGCAGCGGGCTCCGGACAACCCCGTCCTGGCCGCCGACCCCCGCTGGTACGAGACCCTGGACGACGGCTGGCACGACGAGGCGTTCCGTGACCCGTGGGTGTTCGCCGATCCCGGCGGCGACGGCTGGCACATGCTGATCACCGCGCGTGCCGCGACCGGCGAGGCGTTCGAACGCGGCGTCGTCGGCCACGCCGTTTCCGCGGACCTGCGGCACTGGGACCTGCGCCCGCCGCTGACCGCACCCGGCCCGCGCGGGTTCGGGCAGCTGGAGGTCCTGCAGGTCGAGGTGGTGGACGGCCGCCCGGTCCTGCTGTTCTCCTGCCTGGCCGAGCACGCCTCGGCGGATCGTCAAGCCACCGGCACGACCGGCGGAATCTGGGCCGCGCCCGCCGGCGGCCCGCTCGGGCCGTTCGACATCGCGGCCGCCGAACCCGTCACCGACGACCGCCTTTACAGCGGCCGGCTGGTCCGCCGCCGGTCCGACGGCCGCTGGGTGCTGCTCGCCTTCCACCACCGCGGCGAACACGGCTTCGTCGGCGCCATCGGCGATCCCCTGCCGGTGGCGTGGGACGGCAAACGTCTCGCCATTCTCGAATCCTGA
- a CDS encoding glycoside hydrolase family 32 protein, which yields MRSTTSRLRLLSAVALVAATAVAGPTDAPPAAAAATYRAQYHFTVPDHWKNDPQRPVYVNGKFYYYYLYNVDYPTTVGTAWRLATTTDNVAFADQGIAAPKNTNANADLWSGSAVVDTANTAGFGAGAVVQLVTQQDHPVNGSGPQAQFLWYSIDGGRTFRPYGDTPVIPNGGRRDFRDPKVIRDSARGRWVAAITEGDRIGFFTSPDLKTWTRQSDFAGGMGILECPDLFPIRADDGTTHWVLGVSAGGTPGTYAYWTGTFDGAAFTADAAPQWLDHGFDWYAGVTWEDPAAPADRRFGLAWMNNWAYADTTPTRAADGFNGTDSIVRQITLKHYPDGYALASQPTPALASHASSVTDLGTIQVNGGLVPLAYHGTAYQLDTDVSWTQLDNIGLQLRVSADGTRHADTGIYHDYSYLNRRQTGSPDTTGARGESHAPWDPAKKTAHLRILVDRTTIEVFVDDGRYVHSSEVFADPADTGINLYTTGGSATYANTTITEFPDLSQRPAHVVSGFEGTSYDPGWTTTGSFTGTGPSFEYLPGMVGNAVLDTFAGGGDPATGTITSPPFTLDRNHLHFLLAGGNHPGRTSINLLVNGQVVRTATGDDTGVLKPVDWDVSGLQGQSAQVQVVDQETGAWGHLMVDQVLLSD from the coding sequence ATGCGCTCAACGACGAGCCGCCTTCGCCTGCTCTCCGCCGTCGCCCTCGTGGCGGCGACGGCGGTGGCGGGCCCGACCGACGCACCCCCGGCCGCCGCGGCGGCCACGTACCGCGCGCAGTACCACTTCACGGTGCCCGACCACTGGAAGAACGACCCCCAGCGGCCGGTGTACGTCAACGGCAAGTTCTATTACTACTACCTCTACAACGTCGACTACCCGACCACGGTCGGCACGGCCTGGCGGCTGGCGACGACCACCGACAACGTCGCCTTCGCCGACCAGGGGATCGCGGCGCCGAAGAACACCAACGCGAACGCCGACCTGTGGTCCGGGTCCGCGGTCGTGGACACCGCGAACACGGCCGGGTTCGGCGCCGGCGCGGTGGTCCAGCTGGTCACGCAGCAGGACCACCCGGTCAACGGCTCCGGGCCGCAGGCGCAGTTCCTGTGGTACTCGATCGACGGCGGCCGGACGTTCCGGCCGTACGGCGACACCCCGGTGATCCCGAACGGCGGCCGCCGCGACTTCCGGGACCCCAAGGTGATCCGGGATTCCGCACGCGGCCGGTGGGTCGCGGCGATCACCGAAGGCGACCGGATCGGGTTCTTCACCTCACCGGACCTCAAGACGTGGACGCGGCAGTCGGACTTCGCCGGCGGAATGGGCATCCTCGAGTGCCCGGACCTCTTCCCGATCCGCGCCGACGACGGCACCACGCACTGGGTGCTCGGCGTGAGCGCCGGCGGGACACCGGGCACCTACGCGTACTGGACCGGAACCTTCGACGGCGCCGCGTTCACCGCCGACGCCGCACCACAGTGGCTCGACCACGGCTTCGACTGGTACGCCGGAGTCACCTGGGAGGACCCGGCCGCACCGGCGGACCGGCGGTTCGGCCTGGCCTGGATGAACAACTGGGCCTACGCGGACACCACCCCGACCCGGGCCGCGGACGGCTTCAACGGCACCGACTCGATCGTCCGCCAGATCACCCTGAAGCACTACCCGGACGGCTACGCCCTGGCCTCGCAGCCGACCCCGGCGCTGGCTTCCCACGCCAGTTCGGTGACCGATCTCGGCACCATCCAGGTGAACGGCGGCCTGGTGCCGCTGGCCTACCACGGCACGGCCTACCAGCTCGACACCGACGTCAGCTGGACCCAGCTGGACAACATCGGCCTGCAGCTGCGGGTGTCGGCCGACGGGACCCGGCACGCGGACACCGGGATCTACCACGACTACAGCTACCTCAACCGGCGCCAGACCGGTTCGCCCGACACCACCGGCGCGCGCGGGGAGAGCCACGCGCCGTGGGACCCGGCGAAGAAGACCGCCCACCTGCGGATCCTGGTCGACCGGACCACGATCGAGGTGTTCGTCGACGACGGCCGGTACGTGCACTCCAGCGAGGTGTTCGCCGACCCCGCCGACACCGGCATCAACCTCTACACCACCGGCGGCAGCGCCACGTATGCGAACACGACGATCACCGAGTTCCCGGACCTGTCCCAGCGCCCGGCGCACGTCGTCTCCGGGTTCGAAGGCACGTCCTACGACCCCGGCTGGACCACGACCGGCAGCTTCACCGGCACCGGCCCGTCGTTCGAGTACCTGCCCGGCATGGTCGGCAACGCGGTACTGGACACCTTCGCCGGCGGCGGCGACCCGGCCACCGGCACGATCACCTCACCGCCGTTCACGCTCGACCGCAACCACCTGCACTTCCTGCTGGCCGGTGGGAACCACCCCGGCCGGACGTCGATCAACCTGCTGGTGAACGGGCAGGTCGTGCGCACGGCGACCGGCGACGACACGGGCGTGCTCAAGCCGGTGGACTGGGACGTCAGCGGGCTGCAGGGACAAAGCGCCCAGGTCCAGGTGGTCGACCAGGAGACCGGGGCGTGGGGGC